A genomic window from Oceanobacillus timonensis includes:
- a CDS encoding alpha/beta hydrolase family protein, which yields MNKRYIFLAGFMLFFLSACTDQKSIAEKNADEMLQQLQDEEYQQVTEAYFSNALSEKYPPSELQLSWEANRGSTLEETSHLETTADEEETAVTEEVIFDDAIMEVHMVWNNEEKLESLEIAPPEQELALPDSVVEEEMTIEAEEGYPLDAVLTLPAKEDGPFPAVVLVHGSGPNDRNESIYSYKPFQDIAYGLAEKGIAVLRYDKRTYTHGEKMAADLGASISVQEETIDDAVEAAAILQDEARIQTDQVYIGGHSLGAIVAPRINDEADTAGMILLAGSPRPLWEIMYDQQIYVIPDNLSEEAAAQRKEQAEAFKDLAARLQDIPPIEAMEYNFGGMSGYYFHEMDQYDVGQIALDSNKPLLIMQGEADFQVTMEKDFAAWKDIFENESQATLKTYPNLNHNFILSQGENKGTVEEYNIPGHVDEQVITDISTWIKEQAE from the coding sequence TTGAACAAAAGATACATATTCCTGGCTGGTTTCATGCTGTTCTTCCTTTCTGCCTGTACTGATCAGAAAAGCATAGCAGAAAAGAACGCAGACGAGATGCTGCAGCAATTACAAGATGAGGAATACCAGCAAGTCACGGAAGCATACTTTTCAAATGCACTTTCAGAAAAATACCCGCCTTCTGAACTGCAATTATCCTGGGAAGCAAATCGAGGAAGTACGTTGGAAGAAACCAGTCATTTAGAAACAACTGCTGACGAAGAAGAAACAGCGGTTACAGAGGAAGTTATTTTTGATGACGCAATAATGGAGGTCCATATGGTTTGGAATAACGAAGAAAAACTGGAGAGTTTAGAAATAGCACCTCCAGAACAAGAATTAGCATTGCCTGATTCTGTGGTGGAGGAAGAAATGACAATTGAAGCGGAAGAAGGGTATCCGCTAGATGCTGTATTGACCTTGCCTGCTAAGGAAGATGGCCCTTTTCCGGCTGTCGTTCTTGTCCATGGCTCCGGCCCTAATGATAGGAATGAGTCCATCTACAGCTACAAACCTTTTCAAGATATCGCTTACGGATTAGCCGAGAAAGGAATTGCCGTGCTGCGTTACGATAAACGTACTTATACGCATGGGGAGAAGATGGCAGCTGATTTAGGCGCATCCATATCGGTTCAGGAAGAGACGATTGATGATGCCGTAGAAGCAGCGGCAATACTGCAAGACGAGGCACGCATTCAGACTGATCAAGTCTATATTGGCGGACATTCATTAGGCGCCATCGTTGCGCCACGGATTAATGATGAAGCAGATACAGCCGGAATGATTCTGCTGGCCGGCTCCCCACGTCCATTATGGGAAATCATGTATGACCAGCAAATCTATGTCATTCCGGATAATCTGAGTGAAGAAGCAGCCGCTCAAAGAAAAGAACAGGCGGAAGCATTCAAAGACCTTGCAGCACGTTTACAGGATATACCTCCGATAGAAGCCATGGAATATAACTTTGGCGGTATGAGCGGATATTATTTTCATGAAATGGACCAGTATGACGTCGGCCAAATCGCACTAGATTCCAATAAACCGCTGCTGATTATGCAGGGAGAAGCAGATTTTCAGGTAACTATGGAGAAAGATTTTGCCGCATGGAAAGACATTTTTGAAAATGAATCACAAGCAACGCTGAAAACTTATCCAAATCTGAACCATAACTTTATTCTGTCACAAGGAGAAAATAAAGGGACAGTGGAGGAATACAATATTCCCGGACATGTGGATGAACAGGTTATTACAGATATCAGCACTTGGATAAAAGAAC
- a CDS encoding secondary thiamine-phosphate synthase enzyme YjbQ, with product MPTNTEVFQVKTNHKQEFVFLDKQLDDILEQSGVQEGIMVVYCPHTTGAITINENADPDVRRDLSLGLDETFPNKAAYVHMEGNSDGHMKSSVVGASETLIISNGQLVLGTWQSVYFCEFDGPRTRKVYVKIIEG from the coding sequence ATGCCAACAAATACAGAAGTTTTTCAAGTGAAGACAAATCATAAACAGGAGTTTGTTTTTTTAGATAAACAATTGGATGACATATTGGAACAGAGCGGTGTACAGGAAGGGATAATGGTTGTCTATTGTCCGCATACAACCGGTGCGATTACCATTAATGAAAATGCAGATCCGGATGTACGCCGTGATTTATCGCTTGGTCTGGATGAGACTTTTCCAAATAAAGCAGCCTATGTTCATATGGAAGGCAATTCTGACGGGCATATGAAATCCTCGGTTGTAGGAGCGAGTGAGACATTAATTATTTCGAATGGGCAGCTGGTTCTTGGAACATGGCAAAGTGTCTATTTTTGTGAATTTGATGGACCAAGAACACGAAAAGTATATGTGAAAATAATAGAAGGTTAA
- a CDS encoding tyrosine-protein phosphatase encodes MTAETLLYHPDRHIVLEGTQNLRDLGGYPTKDGKQTKWGKYYRSDSLHLVTPEGHAFLQAEKGIHTMIDLRLSVEGKYKKKDKARYDFYNIPLIDPATFTTKKPATLVEMYILMLESSKVKFKEIMDIFLEKRGEPVLFHCRVGKDRTGVLAALLLDLAGVPRDVIVQDYALTSVYKEITEEELHKRPPMMSRSQFKTMLGCEPSYMESFLDYLYKEYGNAAGFLKDVGLTEEEIHLLRADFVEEV; translated from the coding sequence TTGACGGCAGAGACATTATTATATCATCCGGACAGACATATTGTATTGGAAGGGACACAGAATCTCCGGGATTTAGGAGGCTATCCCACAAAGGATGGCAAGCAGACAAAATGGGGCAAATACTACCGGTCAGATTCCCTGCATCTGGTGACTCCCGAGGGGCATGCTTTTTTACAAGCAGAAAAAGGCATTCACACCATGATTGACTTACGGTTGAGCGTGGAAGGGAAGTACAAGAAAAAAGATAAAGCACGGTATGATTTCTATAATATCCCATTAATTGATCCGGCTACATTTACCACAAAAAAACCTGCAACGTTGGTCGAAATGTATATTCTTATGTTAGAGAGCAGCAAAGTGAAATTCAAAGAAATTATGGATATTTTCCTGGAAAAGAGAGGAGAACCTGTTCTTTTTCATTGTCGTGTCGGGAAAGATCGGACTGGCGTCCTTGCAGCTCTTTTATTAGACCTGGCTGGTGTGCCAAGAGATGTGATTGTGCAAGATTATGCGTTAACCAGTGTATATAAAGAGATAACCGAAGAGGAGTTGCATAAACGTCCGCCAATGATGTCGCGCAGTCAATTTAAGACCATGCTTGGCTGTGAACCTTCTTATATGGAGTCATTTTTGGACTATTTATATAAAGAATACGGAAATGCAGCCGGCTTTTTAAAGGATGTTGGTTTGACGGAAGAAGAGATACATTTATTACGTGCTGACTTTGTAGAAGAAGTATAA
- a CDS encoding peptidoglycan recognition protein family protein translates to MVKIKNQLIHSTPNSHGQNNKKRYITVHETDNPDKGVGAQTHANLQSNGNSRSANWHWQVDDKIAIKSFDHRFSLWAAGDGSGDGNLNSIHVEICVNSDSNYKKACENAAELVKKIMNDEGISPSNVVQHHHWSGKHCPRKMRDGNAGVTWNQFKNMISDASGNTDGGSNSSGTTWTKVTGNWTGQTLGNGEYGTPVKQLQTKLANNQPPFYPNKGADNNGIDSYYGNNTEDAVSRFQSYYGLNVDGLAGKQVYNKLNESNSQNAKKGSSKSFSGLPDAVYRARKPYPSGSGVRAVQEALASKYYYPNKGAKNNGIDGVYGPNTANAVKRYQSMHGLTVDGVYGPKTKASLEK, encoded by the coding sequence ATGGTGAAAATTAAAAATCAATTGATTCATAGCACTCCAAATAGTCATGGTCAAAATAACAAAAAACGTTATATTACGGTTCATGAAACGGATAACCCTGATAAAGGTGTGGGTGCTCAAACACATGCAAATTTACAGTCAAATGGAAATTCGCGTAGTGCGAATTGGCACTGGCAAGTAGATGATAAAATTGCTATAAAGTCATTCGATCATCGTTTTTCTTTATGGGCAGCGGGCGACGGTTCTGGGGACGGAAATTTAAATTCTATTCATGTTGAAATTTGTGTTAATAGTGACAGCAATTATAAAAAAGCGTGCGAAAATGCTGCTGAATTAGTAAAAAAAATCATGAATGATGAGGGGATTTCTCCATCTAATGTTGTTCAACATCATCATTGGAGCGGGAAACATTGTCCTAGGAAAATGCGTGATGGCAATGCCGGGGTTACATGGAACCAATTTAAAAACATGATTAGTGATGCATCCGGTAATACAGACGGTGGCTCTAACAGCTCAGGAACAACCTGGACAAAAGTAACCGGAAATTGGACAGGGCAGACGCTTGGAAATGGTGAATACGGCACTCCGGTAAAACAGTTACAAACCAAACTGGCCAATAATCAACCGCCTTTTTATCCAAATAAAGGGGCTGACAATAATGGTATTGACAGTTATTATGGTAACAATACAGAGGATGCAGTAAGTCGTTTTCAATCCTATTATGGCTTAAATGTAGACGGGTTGGCTGGGAAGCAAGTGTATAATAAGTTAAATGAATCCAATTCGCAAAATGCTAAAAAGGGTAGCTCAAAATCATTTTCTGGATTGCCTGACGCCGTTTATCGAGCAAGGAAACCTTATCCATCCGGAAGTGGTGTAAGAGCAGTGCAAGAGGCGCTGGCATCTAAATATTACTATCCGAATAAAGGCGCAAAAAACAATGGAATTGATGGCGTATATGGTCCGAATACTGCCAATGCTGTTAAAAGGTATCAATCAATGCACGGATTAACTGTTGATGGTGTGTATGGACCAAAAACAAAAGCATCCCTTGAAAAATAA
- a CDS encoding NCS2 family permease, whose protein sequence is MKHLKQYYQLHEQGTSVKQEVTSGVTAFLAAVYIVAVNSTILADAGIPLEGAIISTVLASFIGCFIMGFYANAPIILMPAMGINAMFTFTFVHGTGMHWQEALAIVFIAGFLFVVIAFTKLADLLNRAIPEMMKHAVTAGIGFLLTFIGLEKGGLIEADPETFVQLSALSNPLPLATLLTFLIAMVLYVRNVPGHFLWAIICGVFIGKVLGVGTEQEMMNASLSEYSNVFFQMDFTNIWTVSFWTSVFAMTMVLTFENIGLISGYVSMLQRPDKTKRVLQASAISAMSSGVFGTSPTVATAETTAGISAGGKTGLSSLTTGVLFGLTLFALPLISHIPDNAIAPVLLIVGGIMMRSLANISFDSTLNWFPAYLTVAFIPLTHSIADGIAFGFVSYPLLHILAGKKKEVHKTMYVIGSLFLIHLILTAIAL, encoded by the coding sequence ATGAAGCACTTAAAACAGTATTACCAACTTCATGAACAAGGGACTTCAGTGAAGCAGGAAGTTACTTCTGGGGTAACTGCATTTTTAGCAGCAGTGTATATTGTCGCTGTTAATAGTACAATTTTAGCAGATGCTGGTATTCCGCTTGAAGGTGCAATTATATCCACCGTTCTAGCTTCATTCATCGGTTGTTTTATAATGGGATTCTATGCCAACGCACCAATTATTCTCATGCCGGCAATGGGAATCAACGCGATGTTCACTTTTACATTTGTACATGGGACTGGAATGCACTGGCAAGAGGCACTTGCGATTGTCTTTATTGCAGGTTTTCTCTTTGTAGTAATTGCGTTTACAAAGCTTGCTGACCTTTTAAATAGAGCTATTCCAGAGATGATGAAGCACGCTGTTACAGCAGGGATTGGTTTCCTTCTTACTTTTATTGGTCTAGAAAAGGGAGGACTCATTGAAGCGGATCCAGAAACTTTTGTACAACTTTCCGCACTTTCAAATCCTCTCCCCTTAGCAACACTTCTTACCTTTTTAATAGCAATGGTGCTATATGTTCGTAATGTTCCTGGCCATTTTCTTTGGGCGATAATTTGTGGTGTTTTCATTGGAAAGGTTCTTGGGGTAGGAACAGAGCAAGAAATGATGAATGCGTCTCTTAGCGAGTATAGTAATGTTTTTTTCCAAATGGATTTCACCAATATCTGGACTGTTTCTTTTTGGACATCTGTATTTGCGATGACAATGGTTCTCACCTTTGAAAACATTGGTTTGATTTCTGGATATGTATCGATGTTACAGCGTCCTGATAAAACGAAACGCGTGCTTCAGGCAAGTGCCATCTCTGCAATGAGTTCTGGTGTGTTCGGCACAAGTCCGACTGTTGCGACTGCTGAAACAACTGCCGGAATATCAGCTGGAGGTAAGACAGGATTATCATCATTAACGACAGGGGTTCTATTTGGTCTAACGTTATTTGCTCTGCCCCTTATTTCTCATATTCCCGATAATGCAATTGCACCAGTGCTTTTGATTGTTGGCGGGATAATGATGCGGTCTTTGGCAAATATTTCCTTTGATTCAACTCTTAATTGGTTCCCTGCTTATCTCACTGTTGCTTTCATTCCATTGACCCATTCGATAGCTGATGGGATAGCCTTTGGTTTTGTTTCTTATCCGCTTCTCCATATTCTTGCGGGCAAGAAAAAAGAGGTTCATAAAACGATGTATGTAATTGGAAGTTTATTTCTTATTCATCTTATATTAACAGCGATAGCACTCTAG
- a CDS encoding GlsB/YeaQ/YmgE family stress response membrane protein — translation MLSFIWSLIIGGIIGWVAGLITSKDLPGGIIGNIIAGFIGAWLGSSIFGQWGPEIGGFFIIPALIGAIILILIVSFIMRLFRR, via the coding sequence ATGCTAAGTTTTATATGGAGCTTAATTATTGGCGGGATTATCGGCTGGGTAGCCGGATTAATCACAAGTAAAGACCTACCTGGAGGAATCATCGGAAATATTATTGCCGGTTTTATCGGAGCCTGGCTCGGTTCTTCCATATTTGGGCAATGGGGACCTGAAATCGGCGGTTTCTTTATTATTCCAGCTCTGATTGGAGCCATTATTCTTATTCTCATTGTCAGCTTTATCATGCGTCTATTTCGTCGTTAA
- a CDS encoding methyl-accepting chemotaxis protein, with translation MKKIFKAKGIRFKLILSFFLILLVPGVIIATMSYISSSDTIEGQTKDQVQRLTAVMDQTVNNTFALKQNDIDVLANVITEDVIEDTDELERRMSEYIEMHAEAPEIYLATTAGDYYMQPELEMEEGYDPRERDWYQDAMENPGEVIISDPYVTASGDGKLAVSVSKTLDDGSGAIGMDVSIDFIQQLVSEMNIGENGYALLLDNHQNFIYHPEVEGGEQAEESFYQNMYEQENGTFDYDYNGISKIMVFETNDMTGWKLGGTIDHSEVIAEAKSISTPVTVVLALTVVLGTGIILLLIRSVIRPIKELKEKAETISSGDLTQTIEVKTTDEIGELGTAFNDMQNSLKGLIQDVEWNAQQVAASAEELTANADQMTSSSEQVSLAVQEVSSSSETQLNGTEDSANSLEEVSTGVGKIVDSASEVTELVNHMSDQAEVGGEAVTDTLNQMTSIQSSVDNTNVNITSLMERSNEVTTILKVITDISEQTNLLALNAAIEAARAGEHGKGFAVVADEVRKLAEQSKTSAGEIGTILQGIQTDVKDAVEKMSQVTTNVDKGLEVSNDAMDKFKGIVQSSTDIKPQMQEVMAISQQMQAAVQQVTDTANDLASSARSNAASSQEVAASTEEQLASMEEISASAKSLSTMAEDLTEKISKYQY, from the coding sequence ATGAAAAAAATATTTAAAGCTAAAGGAATACGATTTAAGTTAATTTTATCTTTTTTCCTCATTTTACTCGTACCGGGGGTTATTATAGCTACCATGTCTTACATTAGCTCATCCGATACGATAGAAGGGCAGACGAAAGATCAGGTGCAGAGGCTGACTGCGGTGATGGATCAAACGGTTAATAATACGTTTGCGTTGAAGCAGAACGATATCGATGTGTTGGCGAATGTGATTACAGAAGACGTTATAGAAGATACGGATGAATTAGAGCGAAGAATGTCTGAATATATTGAAATGCATGCGGAAGCACCAGAAATTTATCTTGCGACGACAGCGGGAGATTACTATATGCAGCCGGAGTTAGAGATGGAAGAAGGCTACGATCCGAGAGAACGTGACTGGTATCAGGACGCGATGGAAAATCCGGGAGAAGTGATTATATCGGACCCATATGTAACCGCAAGTGGAGATGGAAAACTGGCGGTAAGCGTTTCTAAAACATTGGATGATGGATCCGGAGCTATTGGTATGGATGTATCCATTGATTTTATCCAGCAGCTGGTATCAGAAATGAATATAGGGGAAAATGGCTATGCTCTTTTACTGGATAATCATCAGAACTTTATTTATCATCCGGAAGTAGAAGGTGGAGAACAAGCGGAAGAATCTTTTTATCAAAATATGTATGAACAGGAAAATGGAACGTTTGATTATGACTATAATGGAATATCAAAAATAATGGTATTTGAAACAAACGATATGACAGGCTGGAAGCTCGGAGGAACGATTGACCACAGTGAAGTAATTGCCGAAGCGAAATCCATTTCTACGCCGGTTACCGTTGTTCTGGCTCTTACCGTCGTTCTCGGGACAGGTATTATTTTACTTCTTATCCGTTCTGTTATCCGTCCGATTAAAGAATTAAAAGAAAAAGCTGAAACAATCAGCAGTGGTGACTTAACACAAACAATCGAAGTGAAGACGACGGACGAAATCGGCGAGTTAGGTACTGCTTTCAATGATATGCAAAACAGCTTAAAAGGATTAATTCAAGATGTGGAATGGAATGCACAGCAAGTCGCTGCATCAGCAGAGGAATTAACAGCTAATGCCGATCAAATGACAAGCTCGTCGGAACAAGTCTCGTTGGCTGTTCAAGAAGTATCGTCCAGCTCGGAAACACAGTTGAACGGAACAGAAGACAGTGCAAATTCCTTAGAAGAAGTATCCACTGGTGTCGGTAAAATTGTTGACAGCGCATCCGAGGTAACAGAGCTGGTAAATCATATGAGCGATCAGGCGGAAGTCGGCGGAGAAGCCGTAACAGATACATTAAATCAAATGACGTCGATTCAATCTTCTGTGGATAATACGAATGTCAATATTACCTCATTAATGGAGCGTTCTAATGAAGTAACTACGATTTTGAAGGTGATCACCGATATATCTGAACAGACGAATTTACTCGCGTTAAATGCAGCGATTGAAGCGGCCCGTGCCGGCGAGCATGGCAAAGGATTTGCGGTAGTCGCCGATGAGGTACGGAAGCTGGCAGAACAATCGAAAACATCTGCAGGGGAAATCGGTACGATCCTCCAAGGCATTCAAACAGATGTGAAAGACGCTGTGGAAAAAATGTCTCAAGTAACTACAAATGTAGATAAAGGCTTAGAGGTCTCGAATGATGCGATGGACAAATTTAAAGGAATCGTCCAATCCAGTACGGATATTAAGCCGCAAATGCAGGAAGTCATGGCAATTTCTCAACAGATGCAAGCTGCAGTGCAGCAAGTAACAGATACGGCAAATGATTTGGCATCCAGTGCAAGAAGTAATGCCGCATCTTCTCAAGAAGTGGCTGCTTCTACCGAAGAACAACTTGCTTCCATGGAAGAGATTTCAGCATCTGCAAAATCTTTATCCACAATGGCAGAGGATTTAACAGAGAAGATAAGTAAATATCAGTATTAA
- a CDS encoding methyl-accepting chemotaxis protein gives MKHQKETNGVKKKLVLSFSSILIIPIILIGFLTYNSSVNSMQAQQEQQVNEIVALMGQNIDDTLRLKSRDIDVFAENTRGDQIEEEDNELLTVFDQYLHFHEEVDEVYFGSEEGTFLIQQETEVPDGYDPREQQWYIEAMEKPGELIVSAPYETTAVDGGTVVTMSQSLADGSGAVGIDLSIDFVQEMASSVEIGENGYPILLDSDGKVIFHPNQEVGTSLDENLANQLAGEQDDGILEYEQGNDSHILVHDTDPFTGWTIAGSIDYGEVQDSASGIIKTLVIVMIVAFLIGAGINAVTIQSILRPINGLKKRAQVISTGDLTEEIRVIKNDEIGQLGTAFNEMQHSLRALIRDVEMNAQQVAASAQELTANADQMTSSSEQVSLAVQEVSASAENQLDGTEDSVNSLEEAAAGVEKIVNSATNVSGYVKQMNEQADIGGQAVNNTLNQMTSIQSSVEETNHDIDSLLERSKEVSTILKAITDISEQTNLLALNAAIEAARAGEHGKGFAVVADEVRKLAEQSKTSAGEISVIVQGIQDDVQNAVEKMERVTTSVHDGLDVSYDAIDKFGEIIRTSETIRPQMEDVTATSEQIAALVEHVNTTANDLAAIARNNAASSEEVAASTEEQLASMQEISAAAKSLSSMAEELTEKIQVYKY, from the coding sequence ATGAAGCATCAAAAAGAAACAAATGGCGTAAAGAAAAAGTTGGTTCTATCCTTTTCCTCTATTTTAATTATACCAATTATTTTAATTGGCTTTTTAACGTACAATAGCTCTGTTAATTCTATGCAAGCACAGCAGGAACAACAAGTAAATGAAATCGTTGCCTTGATGGGGCAGAATATTGACGATACACTCAGGCTAAAAAGCCGGGATATTGACGTGTTCGCTGAAAATACGAGAGGAGACCAGATAGAAGAGGAAGACAATGAGTTACTCACGGTTTTTGATCAATATTTACATTTTCATGAAGAAGTAGATGAAGTTTATTTCGGATCTGAAGAAGGGACATTCCTGATTCAACAAGAAACAGAAGTTCCCGATGGCTATGACCCCCGAGAGCAGCAATGGTACATAGAAGCAATGGAAAAACCGGGGGAATTAATCGTCTCTGCCCCATATGAAACCACAGCAGTGGATGGCGGCACGGTTGTGACGATGTCTCAATCATTGGCGGATGGCTCAGGGGCTGTTGGAATTGATTTATCGATAGACTTTGTACAGGAAATGGCATCTTCTGTTGAAATTGGTGAAAACGGTTACCCGATTTTATTAGATAGTGATGGAAAAGTGATTTTTCACCCGAATCAGGAGGTGGGTACATCGTTAGACGAAAACCTGGCTAATCAATTAGCTGGTGAACAGGATGACGGGATTTTGGAATATGAACAAGGGAATGACTCCCACATACTGGTTCATGATACCGATCCGTTCACAGGCTGGACGATAGCGGGAAGTATTGATTACGGGGAGGTCCAAGATAGTGCATCAGGCATTATCAAAACACTGGTTATTGTGATGATTGTTGCTTTCCTGATTGGAGCTGGTATCAATGCTGTCACCATCCAATCGATTCTCCGTCCTATTAATGGACTGAAAAAACGAGCACAAGTGATTAGTACTGGGGATCTGACAGAGGAAATTCGCGTTATCAAGAATGATGAAATCGGGCAGCTTGGTACAGCGTTTAATGAAATGCAGCACAGTTTAAGAGCATTAATCCGTGATGTAGAAATGAACGCACAGCAAGTCGCAGCGTCTGCACAAGAATTGACTGCCAATGCTGATCAAATGACGAGCTCATCCGAACAAGTATCACTTGCGGTTCAGGAAGTATCTGCTAGCGCGGAAAATCAGTTAGACGGTACAGAAGACAGTGTGAATTCACTAGAAGAAGCCGCAGCTGGAGTAGAGAAGATTGTAAACAGCGCAACAAACGTTTCCGGCTATGTGAAACAGATGAATGAACAGGCGGATATAGGTGGACAAGCCGTCAATAATACATTGAATCAGATGACATCTATCCAATCATCTGTGGAAGAAACCAATCATGACATTGATTCTTTATTAGAGCGTTCCAAAGAAGTCAGCACGATTCTCAAAGCGATTACCGATATTTCTGAGCAGACGAACTTGCTGGCATTAAATGCAGCGATTGAAGCGGCCCGCGCCGGTGAACATGGAAAAGGATTTGCTGTGGTTGCTGATGAGGTGCGGAAGCTGGCGGAACAATCGAAAACATCCGCAGGCGAAATCAGTGTTATTGTTCAAGGTATTCAGGATGATGTGCAAAATGCCGTAGAGAAAATGGAACGTGTAACCACTTCTGTCCATGACGGTTTAGACGTGTCCTATGATGCCATCGATAAATTTGGAGAAATCATCCGGACAAGTGAAACTATTCGGCCGCAGATGGAAGACGTGACAGCTACTTCCGAACAAATTGCTGCACTTGTTGAACATGTGAACACCACTGCGAATGATTTAGCAGCTATCGCCAGAAATAACGCCGCATCTTCGGAGGAAGTAGCGGCTTCTACAGAAGAACAATTGGCATCTATGCAGGAAATCTCCGCAGCCGCAAAATCCCTGTCATCCATGGCGGAGGAGTTAACAGAGAAGATACAAGTGTATAAATATTAA